The Caulifigura coniformis genome includes a region encoding these proteins:
- the glpK gene encoding glycerol kinase GlpK, translating to MPEAAQYILSLDQGTTSSRAIVFGRDGRPVSSGQQEFPQIYPTPGHVEHDPEAIWSSQLATARRALENGKLSARQIVALGITNQRETTILWDKKTGTPVANAIVWQSRITAPVCERLKKEALEETIRQKTGLVLDAYFSATKIAHLLDSITGLRARAERGEILFGTVDAFLMWRLSGGNLHVTDVSNASRTLLFNIHTLDWDDELLRIFNVPRAMLPEVKSCSEIYGHTTKDLLGESIPIAGCAGDQQAATFGQGCFGPGEAKNTYGTGCFMLLNTGSTPAVSKHGLLTTIGWKIGDTTTYCLEGAVFIAGAAVQWLRDGLGLIAKSPEVEQLAASVKSNDGVYFVPAFVGLGAPYWDPNARGAIVGLTRGSTKAHFARAALEAMAYQTRDVLDAMQADAGVALSSLRVDGGATANNLMMQFQSDLLDVRVLRPVVQETTALGAAYLAGLAVDYWTDFRDLTRNWVLDREFAPQMSIAERDDLYSGWKKAVKCAQHWVD from the coding sequence GTGCCTGAGGCCGCCCAGTACATCCTTTCCCTCGACCAGGGAACGACCTCCAGCCGGGCCATCGTCTTCGGCCGCGATGGCCGTCCGGTCTCATCCGGACAGCAGGAATTCCCGCAGATCTATCCGACGCCTGGGCACGTCGAACACGATCCGGAAGCGATCTGGTCTTCGCAGCTGGCGACCGCCAGGCGGGCGCTCGAGAACGGCAAGCTCTCGGCCAGGCAGATCGTTGCGCTCGGCATCACGAACCAGCGCGAGACGACAATCCTCTGGGACAAGAAGACCGGAACTCCCGTCGCCAACGCGATCGTCTGGCAGAGCCGAATCACCGCCCCGGTGTGCGAGCGACTCAAGAAGGAAGCCCTGGAGGAGACAATCCGGCAGAAGACCGGTCTCGTTCTCGATGCCTACTTCTCCGCGACGAAGATCGCCCACCTGCTCGATTCAATCACGGGGCTGCGGGCACGGGCCGAACGTGGGGAAATCCTGTTCGGGACGGTCGACGCGTTCCTGATGTGGCGATTAAGCGGAGGCAATCTGCACGTCACGGACGTCAGCAACGCCAGCCGCACGCTGTTGTTCAACATTCACACGCTCGACTGGGATGACGAGCTTCTGCGGATCTTCAATGTGCCTCGGGCCATGCTTCCCGAAGTGAAGAGCTGCAGCGAGATCTACGGTCACACAACAAAGGACCTGCTCGGCGAATCGATCCCGATCGCCGGGTGCGCCGGCGACCAACAGGCGGCGACGTTCGGCCAGGGTTGCTTTGGCCCGGGCGAGGCGAAGAACACGTACGGCACCGGCTGCTTCATGCTCCTGAACACGGGCTCAACGCCTGCCGTCTCAAAGCATGGACTGCTGACGACCATCGGCTGGAAGATCGGCGACACGACGACCTATTGCCTGGAAGGCGCCGTGTTCATCGCCGGCGCGGCCGTGCAGTGGCTCCGCGACGGCCTCGGATTGATCGCCAAGTCGCCTGAGGTCGAGCAGCTGGCCGCCAGCGTGAAGAGCAACGACGGCGTTTATTTCGTGCCGGCGTTCGTCGGACTGGGTGCCCCCTACTGGGACCCCAATGCCCGCGGTGCGATCGTCGGCCTGACGCGCGGCAGCACGAAGGCCCACTTCGCGAGGGCCGCCCTCGAAGCAATGGCCTACCAGACCCGTGACGTGCTGGACGCCATGCAGGCCGACGCCGGCGTGGCCCTTTCCAGTCTGCGCGTCGACGGCGGAGCCACGGCGAATAACCTGATGATGCAATTCCAGTCGGACCTGCTGGACGTTCGCGTGCTGCGGCCTGTCGTGCAGGAAACGACGGCCCTGGGCGCGGCGTACCTCGCCGGCCTGGCCGTCGATTACTGGACCGACTTCCGCGACCTGACCCGGAACTGGGTTCTCGATCGCGAGTTTGCCCCGCAGATGTCGATCGCGGAACGCGACGATCTCTACAGCGGCTGGAAGAAGGCCGTGAAATGCGCCCAGCACTGGGTCGACTGA